The following proteins are encoded in a genomic region of Glycine max cultivar Williams 82 chromosome 18, Glycine_max_v4.0, whole genome shotgun sequence:
- the LOC100806984 gene encoding uncharacterized protein produces MGVAFYLDTIVVPLSLFITVGYHAYLCHTIKNKPSRTTYGISKHRRTDWSLNLNQGDASKAMLTVQSLRNTLMSTILTATITILVNLGLAALTNNTYNASHLFSSEFFGSKSDKIFVLKYGSASICLVMSFMFSSMAIGYLIDANFLMNAYGEFLSGGYTQTILERGFTLALVGNRVLCVAVPLMLWMLGPVLVLLASLVLVFVLHEFDFVCKFPDNNKHCTTVK; encoded by the exons ATGGGAGTGGCTTTTTATTTGGACACCATTGTCGTCCCTTTGAGTCTTTTCATCACAGTAGGTTACCATGCCTATCTTTGCCACACCATCAAGAACAAACCTTCACGTACAACTTATGGAATCAGTAAGCATAGAAGGACAGATTGGAGTCTCAACTTAAATCAG GGTGATGCCAGCAAAGCTATGTTGACAGTGCAAAGCTTGAGGAACACTCTTATGTCCACAATACTCACAGCTACTATAACCATTCTTGTTAACTTGGGTTTGGCAGCTTTGACCAATAACACCTACAATGCTAGCCATCTTTTTAGCAGTGAATTTTTTGGGTCAAAGTCAGATAAAATCTTTGTTTTAAAGTATGGATCAGCATCAATTTGTTTGGTGATGAGCTTCATGTTCAGCTCCATGGCCATAGGATATCTGATTGATGCCAATTTTCTGATGAATGCATATGGGGAGTTCTTGTCTGGGGGTTACACACAAACTATATTAGAAAGAGGGTTCACCTTAGCTCTTGTTGGTAATAGGGTGCTTTGTGTTGCTGTTCCTTTGATGTTATGGATGCTGGGTCCAGTGCTAGTACTTTTAGCTTCCTTGGTGTTAGTTTTTGTGTTGCATGAGTTTGATTTTGTCTGCAAATTCCCAGACAACAATAAGCACTGTACCACTGTAAAATAA
- the WRKY57 gene encoding WRKY transcription factor 57 — protein sequence MAKLGCSSRRKAIEELLRGRDCAKQLRSVINGSCEDGSSTTPSFAEQLVKEVLMSFTNSLSFLKNNPTSESHDVSNVQVCESPKSEDSQESNCKSSIIKERRGCYKRRRTEQTWEKESEAPIDDGHQWRKYGQKEILSAKFPRNYYRCTHKFDQGCQATKQVQRVQEEPILYKTTYYGLHTCKNLANPEIILDPMSPSSSSKFLSFDNSFPTPSKQECPFLSSSNLPSSVKGECKEEVPPSTSSNHYLISSDLTFDSSPRHHVTLSSTLDSEYKSVDISDVLYDSAQLDDAFEPFLEFR from the exons ATGGCAAAACTTGGTTGTTCTAGTCGTAGGAAAGCAATTGAGGAGCTCCTTAGAGGGCGTGATTGTGCCAAACAACTTAGGAGTGTCATCAATGGGAGTTGTGAAGATGGATCATCAACAACCCCATCATTTGCTGAACAACTTGTGAAGGAGGTGCTCATGTCCTTCACCAACTCCCTCTCGTTCTTGAAGAACAACCCCACTTCTGAATCCCATGATGTTTCCAATGTTCAAGTTTGTGAATCTCCCAAGTCTGAGGACTCCCAAGAGAGCAATTGCAAGAGCTCCATCATTAAGGAACGTAGAGGGTGCTACAAGAGAag AAGAACTGAACAAACATGGGAGAAGGAATCTGAAGCTCCAATTGATGACGGCCATCAGTGGAGAAAGTATGGCCAAAAGGAGATCCTGAGTGCCAAATTCCCAAG GAACTACTATAGATGCACTCACAAATTTGACCAAGGTTGCCAAGCAACAAAACAGGTGCAAAGAGTTCAAGAGGAACCAATCCTATACAAGACCACCTACTATGGCCTCCACACTTGCAAGAACTTGGCAAACCCTGAGATCATACTTGACCCTATGTCCCCTTCATCCTCATCCAAGTTCCTTAGCTTTGACAACTCCTTCCCAACCCCATCAAAGCAAGAGTGCCCCTTTCTCTCATCTTCTAATTTGCCATCATCAGTGAAAGGGGAGTGCAAGGAGGAGGTCCCTCCCTCAACTTCCTCCAATCATTATCTCATCTCTTCTGACCTCACTTTTGATAGCTCACCAAGGCATCATGTCACTCTATCATCAACACTTGACTCAGAGTACAAGAGTGTGGACATTTCGGATGTCTTGTATGATTCTGCTCAGCTTGATGATGCCTTTGAACCCTTCCTTGAATTTAGATGA